The nucleotide sequence TCAGATGCTGCATCAAATCACCAGTTCCTGCGATAGACAATCTGACTTCAGGTATCTCTTTTCTCACATAGCATAGTGATTTAATGAGATGCTCAATACCCTTTAATCTATCCAACCGACCCACAAAAAGAACACGGTTATTATCTTTTTCCGCTTTGCTGCAGTAACTTCTCATGATGAAACTGGGTATGACCTCGATCAGTTTTGGGTGGATTTCCCGTTCCATCACATCTTTCATCACCCTGCTGAGCGCAATGATGCTATCGCTTTGTCTAACTATCTTAGTAAAGAACCAATCATCAAGAAGAACTGGTAGCCGTCTTCTACCCTCACTATGTGGAAGTGTCGTTCTTGTGTATACTGCCTTCACCTTCATGATTTTTGCTGCCGCTATCGCGCCGGCAGCAAACCGATATCTCGTGGCAATAACATGAACAACATCAGGATTGAATCTTCTTATAAATTTCAATGTATAAATGAAGGATAAAATATCGATGCTGTAGCCATAAAATTTCGCCGGTGCTTTAAATATATATGTATTCAATCCATCCAGTTCATTAAAGCCTGTTTCACCTTTATCCATGGTAGCAGATAGAACCATAACTTCATATCCATCGTTCTGCAGTTGCTTTGCAAGTCCATATACATATCGCTCTGTTCCGCCCGGGATAACAATTTTCCCATTATCTTCCGAAACAAACCACTGTCCAACAAGCAATATTTTCAACAGTATGACCCCCGTTTCTTGACTTGCAAA is from Candidatus Syntrophoarchaeum caldarius and encodes:
- a CDS encoding glycosyl transferase, group 1 — protein: MTFASQETGVILLKILLVGQWFVSEDNGKIVIPGGTERYVYGLAKQLQNDGYEVMVLSATMDKGETGFNELDGLNTYIFKAPAKFYGYSIDILSFIYTLKFIRRFNPDVVHVIATRYRFAAGAIAAAKIMKVKAVYTRTTLPHSEGRRRLPVLLDDWFFTKIVRQSDSIIALSRVMKDVMEREIHPKLIEVIPSFIMRSYCSKAEKDNNRVLFVGRLDRLKGIEHLIKSLCYVRKEIPEVRLSIAGTGDLMQHLKQLVSRYGLEDNVTFEGHLGEDMLVDIYSRSEIFVFPSLREGMPMALLEAMSAGLPVVAFDIEPNVEALGGGKYGVLVKAGDVKGLAREIVQLLKNEGQKAHYSKVSMERSKEYSQETIVRRIEEVYSDLFEVT